A window of the Brachyspira suanatina genome harbors these coding sequences:
- the argJ gene encoding bifunctional ornithine acetyltransferase/N-acetylglutamate synthase, translating to MYDMPLGFSSAAMKSGLKNNDYDLAIIKSDPPSVVSAVYTQNNFQAAPIIFSKKNDKNDIELLIVNSKIANALTGKKGYDDVLDVVKYASETFDIKKDNILMASTGIVGVPLETEKIKKAIGISNKYFNNSFDNISKAIQTRDKFDKIYTTQLEVSAGKIANFYAVAKGSSIIHPNMATVLLFIFTDLNIEKEALDKAFRESIDKTLNRISVDGETSTNDMALIMANGALNNKILTEKNKKLFKDLKYTLDEICAYLAKMIILDGEGITKTIIVSVKRAKTQNDAFEIAKKIATSNLVKILFLSKDPNFEKILSVLGNCNININNVSLFVNDVEIYKNGIINKYNVDTERKENYINIDLGYNTKYEDYYYFTDLTQEYISIHSSYNI from the coding sequence ATGTATGATATGCCTCTGGGATTTTCTTCTGCTGCAATGAAGTCAGGGCTTAAAAATAATGATTATGATTTAGCAATAATAAAAAGCGATCCTCCAAGCGTTGTATCTGCTGTATATACTCAAAATAATTTCCAGGCTGCTCCTATTATATTTTCTAAAAAAAACGATAAAAATGATATAGAGCTATTAATAGTTAATAGTAAAATAGCCAATGCTTTAACTGGTAAAAAAGGCTATGATGATGTTTTAGATGTTGTGAAATATGCTTCTGAAACTTTTGATATAAAGAAAGATAATATATTAATGGCTTCTACAGGAATTGTTGGTGTACCGCTTGAAACAGAAAAAATTAAAAAAGCTATTGGTATATCAAATAAATATTTCAATAATAGTTTTGATAATATTTCTAAAGCAATTCAGACCAGAGATAAATTTGATAAAATATATACTACACAATTAGAAGTATCTGCCGGAAAAATTGCTAATTTTTATGCTGTTGCCAAGGGAAGTTCTATTATACACCCTAATATGGCAACTGTGCTTCTTTTTATATTCACAGATCTTAATATAGAAAAAGAAGCTTTAGATAAAGCGTTCAGAGAATCAATAGATAAAACTTTAAATAGAATATCTGTAGACGGAGAAACTTCTACAAATGATATGGCTCTTATTATGGCAAATGGAGCTTTAAATAATAAAATCCTTACAGAAAAAAATAAAAAATTATTTAAAGATTTAAAATATACATTAGATGAAATATGTGCATATCTTGCCAAAATGATAATACTTGATGGTGAAGGTATAACAAAAACTATAATAGTTTCTGTAAAAAGAGCAAAAACACAAAATGATGCTTTTGAAATAGCAAAGAAAATAGCAACTTCTAATCTAGTAAAAATTTTATTTCTTTCTAAGGATCCTAATTTCGAAAAAATATTATCTGTTTTAGGTAATTGTAATATCAATATAAATAATGTATCTCTATTCGTAAATGACGTAGAGATTTATAAAAATGGAATTATAAATAAATATAATGTTGACACAGAAAGAAAGGAAAATTATATAAATATAGATTTAGGATATAATACAAAATACGAAGATTATTATTATTTCACTGATTTAACTCAGGAATATATATCTATACATTCTTCATATAATATATAG
- a CDS encoding FMN-binding protein, with product MKKEVGYTAVISVTITALLAGFLLSFVYSSFEKDILANNEKTVLNGVKTVIEGADELEGPLTENSTYPYYIGKKADGTVVGYAMLSSAGGYNGENKVLVGLDANVEKITAIVVTEQAETPGLGAKITEPAFRDQFKGQSTIVSLSVVKGIKPEEAGDAQIAAISGATISSTSVVNAVNSAKDEAVNLFKNQ from the coding sequence ATGAAAAAAGAGGTTGGTTATACTGCCGTTATTTCGGTTACTATTACTGCATTGTTGGCTGGTTTTTTACTTTCATTTGTATATTCTTCTTTTGAAAAAGATATTTTAGCTAACAATGAAAAAACAGTACTTAATGGTGTTAAAACTGTTATTGAGGGTGCTGATGAATTGGAAGGACCTTTAACTGAAAATTCTACTTATCCTTACTACATAGGTAAAAAAGCTGATGGTACTGTAGTTGGTTATGCTATGCTTTCTTCTGCAGGCGGATACAATGGTGAAAATAAAGTGCTTGTTGGTTTAGATGCCAATGTTGAAAAGATAACTGCTATTGTAGTTACTGAACAAGCTGAAACTCCTGGTCTTGGTGCTAAAATTACTGAGCCTGCTTTCAGAGATCAATTCAAAGGTCAAAGCACAATCGTTTCTTTATCTGTTGTAAAAGGAATTAAACCTGAAGAAGCAGGTGATGCCCAAATTGCTGCTATAAGCGGTGCTACAATATCTTCTACTTCTGTTGTTAATGCTGTTAATAGTGCTAAAGATGAGGCTGTTAATTTATTCAAAAATCAATAA
- the thiL gene encoding thiamine-phosphate kinase yields the protein MQEFKLIGKIEELTKSNNTDNLNIGDDCAVIKNISTDKDVLVTTDILVENIHFSLNYYSFYDVGYKSAQANISDIICKGANPKNAFISLSIPKKINDENILEWYRGFLDACKPYNIEISGGDTTSSNDFFFISVTLIGTIEKNKSILRSNAKINDNVYVLGFVGESDLGLKKLLSGNYDYNDDSVKTHLRPKLFYDKWKEIINKYRINSSIDISDGLLQDASHIAEKSNKTIEIYESSNWDLVNRFFDKDNKNNNKEIFKSILTGGEDYAVIFTTSDNIPEENNLIKIGKVKEYSNTFIRFIDINNKEIHFDSLGFVHC from the coding sequence ATGCAGGAATTCAAACTTATAGGTAAAATAGAAGAATTAACAAAATCTAATAATACAGATAATTTAAATATAGGCGATGACTGTGCCGTTATAAAAAACATAAGCACAGATAAAGATGTTTTAGTAACAACTGATATATTGGTAGAGAATATACATTTCTCTTTAAATTATTATTCTTTTTATGATGTAGGATATAAATCTGCTCAAGCAAATATTAGTGATATAATATGCAAAGGAGCAAATCCCAAAAATGCATTCATATCTCTTTCAATACCAAAAAAAATTAATGATGAAAATATATTGGAATGGTATAGAGGTTTTTTAGATGCCTGTAAGCCGTACAATATTGAAATATCAGGAGGAGATACCACTTCATCAAATGACTTCTTTTTTATTTCTGTAACATTGATTGGCACTATAGAAAAAAATAAATCAATATTAAGAAGCAATGCTAAAATCAATGATAATGTTTATGTGCTTGGATTTGTTGGGGAAAGTGATTTAGGACTTAAAAAACTTTTATCTGGAAATTATGATTATAATGATGATAGTGTTAAAACTCATTTAAGACCTAAACTTTTTTATGATAAATGGAAGGAGATAATTAATAAATACAGAATAAATTCATCTATAGATATAAGCGATGGACTTTTACAGGATGCTTCACATATTGCTGAAAAATCAAATAAAACTATAGAAATATATGAATCCTCTAATTGGGATCTAGTTAATAGATTTTTTGATAAGGATAATAAAAACAACAATAAAGAAATATTCAAATCTATTCTTACAGGTGGAGAAGATTATGCTGTTATTTTTACAACTTCAGATAATATACCAGAAGAAAATAATTTAATAAAAATAGGTAAAGTTAAAGAATATTCAAATACATTTATAAGATTCATAGATATAAATAATAAAGAAATACATTTTGATTCATTAGGATTTGTGCATTGTTGA
- a CDS encoding DNA primase — MEELGSIYFLDELNILNNGYFAKLDDDDYEDDYDDYDDDYDDEDDYDDEGDFDDDDDFDDDDFDDDDDDFDDDYDDEDDYDDDYDDDDDYDDDIDDFDDDFDDDFDDDFDDDDDDYDDDYDDEDDYDDDFDE, encoded by the coding sequence ATGGAAGAATTAGGATCTATCTATTTTTTAGACGAACTCAATATATTAAATAATGGCTATTTTGCAAAATTAGATGATGATGATTATGAAGATGATTACGATGATTATGATGATGACTATGATGATGAAGATGATTATGACGATGAAGGCGATTTCGATGATGATGACGACTTCGACGATGACGACTTCGACGATGATGATGATGATTTTGATGACGATTATGATGATGAAGATGATTATGATGATGACTATGACGACGACGATGACTATGATGACGATATAGATGATTTTGACGATGACTTCGATGATGATTTCGATGACGATTTTGATGATGATGATGACGACTATGATGATGATTACGATGATGAAGATGATTATGATGATGATTTTGATGAATAA
- a CDS encoding acetyl-CoA C-acetyltransferase, with translation MREIVIASAVRTPVGKFLGSFSNVSAVELGTIAVKEALKRANIKPEQVDETYFGCVIQSALLPNVARQISINAGIPVDKPALTINILCGSGLRAVSMAAQMIRAGDADIVVAGGTENMSMAPYTSSAMRMGARMAETKMQDTLLNDALICAFEHYHMGVTAENIAEKWGITRQEQDEFACRSQNRAEAAVKSGRFKDEIVPVTIKTKKGEVVIDTDEHPTFGTTMETLARLKPAFKKDGTVTAGNASGINDAASAVVVMSKEKADELGIKPMAKVLGYATHGVEPRIMGIGPIEASRKALKMANLTVEDMDLIESNEAFAAQSIAVARELKFDMDKVNVNGGAIAIGHPIGASGARILTTLLYEMKKRGSKKGLATLCIGGGMGTSLVVEM, from the coding sequence ATGAGAGAAATAGTAATAGCAAGTGCTGTTAGAACACCTGTAGGCAAATTTTTGGGATCATTTTCCAATGTATCTGCCGTAGAATTAGGTACAATAGCAGTAAAAGAGGCTTTAAAAAGAGCAAATATCAAACCTGAACAAGTTGATGAAACTTATTTTGGCTGTGTTATACAATCAGCACTTCTTCCAAATGTAGCAAGGCAAATTTCCATTAATGCAGGAATACCTGTAGATAAGCCTGCATTAACTATCAATATATTATGCGGTTCAGGATTAAGAGCAGTATCAATGGCTGCACAAATGATTAGAGCTGGAGATGCTGATATAGTAGTTGCTGGCGGTACTGAAAACATGAGTATGGCTCCTTATACTTCTTCAGCTATGAGAATGGGGGCTAGAATGGCTGAGACTAAGATGCAGGATACTTTACTTAATGATGCTCTTATTTGTGCTTTTGAGCATTATCATATGGGGGTTACTGCTGAGAATATTGCTGAAAAATGGGGAATTACTAGACAAGAGCAAGATGAGTTTGCATGCAGAAGTCAGAACAGAGCTGAGGCTGCAGTAAAAAGTGGAAGATTTAAAGATGAAATAGTACCTGTTACAATTAAAACAAAAAAAGGAGAAGTAGTAATAGATACAGATGAACATCCTACATTCGGTACTACTATGGAGACTTTAGCTAGATTAAAGCCTGCATTTAAGAAAGACGGTACTGTTACTGCTGGTAATGCTTCAGGCATCAACGATGCTGCTTCAGCTGTGGTTGTTATGTCTAAAGAAAAAGCCGATGAGCTTGGAATTAAACCTATGGCTAAAGTTTTAGGTTATGCTACTCATGGTGTTGAACCTAGAATAATGGGTATAGGTCCTATAGAAGCTAGCAGAAAAGCTTTAAAAATGGCTAATCTTACAGTTGAAGACATGGATTTAATAGAAAGTAATGAGGCTTTCGCTGCACAGTCTATTGCTGTTGCTCGTGAATTAAAATTCGATATGGATAAAGTTAATGTTAATGGAGGAGCTATTGCTATAGGACACCCTATAGGAGCTTCCGGAGCTAGAATACTTACTACACTTCTATACGAGATGAAAAAACGCGGTTCTAAAAAAGGACTTGCTACACTTTGTATAGGCGGCGGTATGGGTACTTCTTTAGTTGTAGAAATGTAA
- a CDS encoding NAD(P)/FAD-dependent oxidoreductase translates to MSINKIIIIGAGPAGLTAAYGLLKNNKNIKVEIYEETNVIGGISQTVNNNGNRMDIGGHRFFSKSDKVMNFWLNIMPEESKDLNPENTDRVMLVRNRLSRIFFLKKLFNYPVTLSKDLIFNLGLIRCSKIGFSYINSSIFPYKKVDSLEKFYINRFGRELYNLFFRDYTEKVWGVKPSQLSPDWGAQRVKGLSVWKTIINALKPKKKSNDIKQKGVETSLIEKFLYPKYGPGQLWETVAKEIENMGGKIHFNKKIDKIRIENNKVISITSNDNETIDNIDYLISTMPVKDLIHSISSMSAVPEDVIDIASKLQYRDFITVGLLLKDISLHNKDGVVKDNWIYIQEPYVKVARLQLFNNWSPYMVSDRNLYYVGMEYMCFENDELWSMSDDEFIKFAICEMKSLKLIKDEDIVSSNIVRIKKAYPSYTGVYNEFSKIREYTEKIDNLFLIGRNGMHRYNNMDHSMLTAMEAVNCIINNSMDKSNIWDINTEEEYHEIKTDDK, encoded by the coding sequence ATGAGTATCAATAAAATTATTATTATAGGAGCAGGACCTGCAGGTCTTACAGCTGCTTATGGGTTATTAAAAAATAATAAAAATATTAAAGTTGAGATATATGAAGAAACAAATGTTATTGGAGGTATATCCCAAACTGTTAATAATAATGGAAATAGAATGGATATAGGAGGACATAGATTTTTTTCTAAAAGCGATAAAGTCATGAATTTTTGGCTTAATATTATGCCTGAAGAATCTAAAGATTTAAATCCTGAAAATACTGATAGAGTTATGCTTGTAAGAAATAGACTTTCAAGGATATTTTTCTTAAAGAAATTATTTAATTATCCTGTTACTTTAAGCAAGGATTTAATATTTAATTTAGGACTAATAAGATGCAGCAAAATAGGATTTAGCTACATTAATTCTTCTATTTTTCCATATAAAAAAGTAGACTCTCTCGAAAAATTTTATATTAATAGATTTGGAAGAGAATTATATAATTTATTTTTTAGAGATTATACAGAAAAAGTATGGGGTGTAAAACCTTCACAATTAAGCCCTGATTGGGGAGCACAAAGAGTTAAAGGGCTTTCTGTTTGGAAAACTATAATTAATGCTTTAAAACCAAAAAAGAAAAGTAATGATATAAAACAAAAAGGTGTAGAAACTAGTTTAATAGAGAAGTTTTTATATCCTAAATATGGTCCAGGACAATTATGGGAAACAGTGGCAAAAGAAATAGAAAATATGGGCGGCAAAATACATTTTAATAAAAAAATAGATAAAATAAGAATAGAAAATAATAAAGTTATTTCCATCACTTCTAATGATAATGAAACTATAGATAATATAGATTATCTTATTTCAACAATGCCTGTAAAAGATTTAATACATTCTATATCATCAATGAGTGCAGTTCCTGAAGATGTAATAGATATAGCATCTAAACTTCAGTATAGAGATTTCATCACTGTTGGATTATTATTAAAAGATATATCCTTACATAATAAAGATGGAGTTGTAAAAGATAATTGGATTTATATACAAGAGCCTTATGTAAAAGTTGCTAGACTTCAGCTATTTAATAATTGGAGCCCTTATATGGTTTCTGATAGAAATCTTTATTATGTTGGTATGGAGTATATGTGTTTTGAAAATGATGAATTATGGTCTATGAGTGATGATGAGTTTATCAAATTTGCTATATGTGAAATGAAATCATTGAAATTAATAAAAGATGAAGATATAGTTTCTTCAAATATTGTAAGAATAAAAAAGGCCTATCCATCCTATACAGGAGTTTACAATGAATTTTCTAAGATAAGAGAATATACTGAAAAAATAGATAATTTATTTTTAATAGGCAGAAATGGTATGCATAGATATAATAATATGGACCATTCTATGCTTACTGCCATGGAAGCTGTTAATTGTATAATTAACAATAGTATGGATAAAAGTAATATTTGGGATATTAATACAGAAGAAGAATATCATGAAATAAAAACAGATGATAAATAA
- a CDS encoding phosphoglycerate kinase has translation MKKSVKDIDIKGKKVIMRVDFNVPLDKETSSKITDTTRVDAAMPTIEYILSQGACLILMSHLGRPKGEANPKYSLKPVFDYLKTKLPNNKVSFANDCIGEEVKKQAAELKAGDVLLLENLRYHAEEEKNDAAFSKQLADLADVYVNDAFGTAHRAHASTAGIVSAKAGMPAVAGFLMEKEIKYLGDAVANPERPFVAIIGGAKVSSKISVLKNLLNKVDTLIVVGGMAYTFFKAKGFEIGTSLCEDDYIATAKEIMDKAKELNKTLYLPVDNVIADKFDNDANIKTVDSNAIPAGWMGMDVGPKTLKELEDILKNAKTVVWNGPLGVFEMANFAKGTFEVAKFIANSGAVSIIGGGDSVSAVNKSGVADKMTHVSTGGGASLEFLEGIELPGIAVLQDK, from the coding sequence ATGAAAAAATCAGTAAAAGATATAGATATTAAAGGTAAAAAAGTCATAATGAGAGTTGACTTCAATGTACCTCTTGATAAAGAAACAAGTTCAAAAATTACAGACACTACAAGAGTAGATGCTGCTATGCCTACTATTGAATATATACTTTCTCAAGGTGCTTGCTTAATACTTATGAGCCATTTAGGAAGACCAAAAGGCGAAGCAAATCCTAAATACTCTTTAAAACCTGTATTTGATTATTTAAAAACTAAACTTCCTAATAATAAAGTTTCTTTTGCTAATGATTGTATAGGTGAAGAAGTAAAAAAACAGGCTGCTGAATTAAAAGCCGGAGATGTATTACTTCTTGAAAACTTGAGATATCATGCTGAAGAGGAGAAAAATGATGCAGCATTTTCTAAACAATTAGCTGATTTAGCTGATGTTTATGTTAATGATGCTTTCGGTACTGCTCACAGAGCACATGCTTCTACTGCTGGTATAGTATCTGCTAAAGCTGGTATGCCTGCTGTAGCTGGTTTCTTAATGGAAAAAGAAATTAAATACTTAGGTGATGCTGTTGCTAATCCTGAGCGTCCTTTTGTAGCTATAATTGGAGGAGCTAAAGTTTCTTCAAAAATTTCTGTACTTAAAAACTTACTTAACAAAGTAGATACTTTAATTGTTGTAGGCGGTATGGCTTATACTTTCTTCAAAGCTAAAGGATTTGAAATAGGTACTTCTTTATGCGAAGATGATTATATAGCTACTGCTAAAGAAATTATGGATAAAGCTAAAGAATTAAACAAAACTTTATATTTACCTGTTGATAATGTTATAGCTGATAAATTTGATAATGATGCTAATATTAAGACAGTAGATTCTAATGCTATACCTGCTGGTTGGATGGGTATGGACGTTGGACCTAAAACTTTGAAAGAACTTGAAGACATACTTAAAAATGCTAAAACAGTTGTTTGGAATGGACCATTAGGTGTATTTGAAATGGCTAATTTTGCTAAAGGTACTTTTGAAGTAGCTAAATTTATTGCTAACTCTGGTGCTGTAAGTATAATAGGCGGCGGCGACAGTGTATCTGCTGTTAATAAATCTGGTGTTGCTGATAAGATGACTCACGTATCTACAGGCGGCGGAGCTTCTTTAGAGTTCCTAGAAGGAATAGAACTTCCAGGTATCGCAGTATTGCAAGATAAGTAA
- the gap gene encoding type I glyceraldehyde-3-phosphate dehydrogenase, which translates to MAVKVAINGFGRIGRLVFQALVERGLLGKEIDVVGVVDVSTDAEYFAYQLKYDSVHGKMKADITTEGEDVLVVNGNKIKCIGATKDLKDLPWKALGVEYVIESTGLFTEKEKAEGHIAAGAKKVIISAPGKGDLRTFVYGVNHEEYDPANHHVVSNASCTTNCLAPIVHVLLKEGIGIETGLMTTIHSYTATQKIVDGPSKKDWRGGRAGAINTIPSTTGAAKAVGEVLPATKGKLTGMSFRVATPDVSVVDLTFRSEKETSIKEIDVLMKKASETYLKDVLGYCNEELVSSDFIHDSRSSIYDSLATTQNNLKDEKRFFKIVSWYDNEWGYSNRVIDLLLYMYNKK; encoded by the coding sequence TATCGGACGTCTAGTTTTTCAGGCATTGGTAGAACGCGGTTTATTAGGTAAAGAAATTGATGTAGTTGGTGTAGTAGATGTTAGTACTGATGCTGAGTATTTTGCTTATCAATTAAAATATGACTCTGTTCATGGTAAAATGAAAGCTGACATAACAACAGAAGGCGAAGATGTATTAGTAGTTAATGGCAACAAAATTAAATGTATAGGCGCTACTAAAGATTTAAAAGATCTTCCTTGGAAAGCTTTAGGTGTTGAGTATGTAATTGAATCTACAGGTCTTTTCACAGAAAAAGAAAAAGCTGAAGGTCATATAGCTGCAGGCGCTAAAAAAGTAATCATTTCAGCTCCTGGTAAAGGTGATTTAAGAACTTTTGTATATGGTGTAAACCATGAAGAATATGATCCTGCTAATCATCATGTAGTATCTAATGCTTCTTGTACTACTAACTGTTTAGCTCCTATAGTACATGTACTTCTTAAAGAAGGTATCGGTATAGAAACAGGTCTTATGACTACTATACACTCTTATACAGCTACTCAAAAAATAGTAGACGGTCCTTCTAAAAAAGACTGGAGAGGCGGACGTGCTGGTGCTATAAACACTATCCCTTCTACTACTGGTGCTGCTAAAGCAGTTGGTGAAGTTTTACCTGCTACTAAAGGTAAATTAACAGGTATGAGTTTCAGAGTTGCTACTCCTGACGTATCTGTTGTAGACTTAACTTTCAGAAGTGAAAAAGAAACTTCTATCAAAGAAATCGATGTATTAATGAAAAAAGCTTCTGAAACTTACTTAAAAGATGTTTTAGGTTATTGTAATGAAGAATTAGTATCTAGCGACTTTATACATGACTCTAGAAGCTCTATATATGACTCTCTAGCTACTACTCAAAACAACTTGAAAGATGAAAAAAGATTCTTCAAAATTGTTTCTTGGTATGATAATGAATGGGGTTATTCTAACAGAGTAATTGATTTATTATTATATATGTATAACAAAAAATAA
- a CDS encoding RnfABCDGE type electron transport complex subunit D, giving the protein MKFYTESSPHIKDGDTTNKIMLRVIIALLPAVIYSIVLFGAKVIVLYLTAIITCILATVIVKKVRKKPLLPDYAVIVTAILLVMTLPPSSTITMVVIGSAVAIVFAKEVFGGLGSNIFNPALVGRAFLQVAFPAQMTIYAAPARVPFLDLFAPGLHNLVNTVTGGTQSIDMMNALTQSTPLTFMKFTYNANISTSLAEQIGFESHYYLQMLLGSTSGAIGETSFLLLLIGGIYLLVTKTIDWRIPLGMCLSLMFVSLLLCLGMPGKFPSPIYQVLAGGFGLGAFFMATDMVTCPSSHLGAWIYALLIGAVLAILRAFGSSPEYMMYSILIGNMFMPLIAMLTRPMPVGKKELLAINKANAQKEGGK; this is encoded by the coding sequence ATGAAATTTTACACAGAATCATCTCCGCATATAAAAGACGGAGATACTACCAATAAGATAATGTTAAGAGTTATTATAGCTCTTTTACCTGCTGTTATATATAGTATAGTGCTTTTTGGAGCTAAAGTTATAGTTTTATATTTGACTGCTATTATTACTTGTATACTTGCAACTGTAATTGTTAAAAAGGTAAGAAAAAAACCTTTATTACCTGATTATGCGGTTATTGTTACTGCTATACTTTTAGTTATGACTCTTCCTCCTTCTTCAACTATAACTATGGTTGTAATAGGAAGTGCTGTTGCTATAGTATTTGCTAAGGAAGTTTTCGGAGGTTTGGGTTCTAACATATTCAACCCTGCTTTAGTGGGAAGAGCTTTCTTACAAGTAGCTTTCCCTGCTCAAATGACTATATATGCTGCTCCTGCAAGAGTGCCTTTCTTGGATTTATTCGCTCCAGGACTTCATAATTTGGTTAATACTGTTACAGGCGGTACTCAGTCTATAGATATGATGAATGCTTTGACTCAGTCTACTCCTTTAACTTTTATGAAATTTACTTACAATGCTAATATAAGTACTTCATTAGCTGAACAAATAGGCTTTGAATCACATTATTATCTTCAAATGTTATTAGGAAGTACTTCAGGTGCTATAGGTGAAACTTCATTCTTACTTCTTTTAATAGGCGGTATATACTTGCTTGTTACTAAGACTATAGATTGGAGAATACCTTTGGGTATGTGTTTATCTTTAATGTTTGTTAGTCTTTTACTTTGTTTAGGAATGCCTGGAAAATTCCCTTCTCCTATATATCAAGTATTAGCAGGCGGTTTCGGTTTAGGTGCTTTCTTTATGGCTACTGATATGGTTACTTGCCCTTCAAGTCATTTAGGGGCTTGGATTTATGCTCTTTTAATAGGGGCTGTACTTGCTATATTAAGAGCTTTCGGTTCTTCTCCAGAATATATGATGTATTCAATACTTATAGGTAATATGTTTATGCCTTTAATTGCTATGCTTACTCGTCCTATGCCTGTTGGTAAAAAAGAGCTTCTTGCTATTAATAAAGCTAATGCTCAGAAAGAAGGAGGTAAATAA
- a CDS encoding MATE family efflux transporter, with protein sequence MNVLNMFIKYVSLNVLGMIGLSCYILADTFFVARGIGADGLTALNIAIPIFNFVNGLGLMLGMGSATKYAILKTQSKNNEANIIFTNSLIYILIISILFIVVTIFFTSYIAYILGAKDNIHSMTNIYIKMILLFSPMFMLNNVLLGFVRNDNHPRLAMIAMLMGSLFNIVFDYIFIFPLNMGIFGAVLATVFSPIVSILILSTLFIKKKNTFFIVKPNISFKKFFEISSLGISFLITELSSGFVMVVFNIIILNIAGNVGVAAYGITANIALVIIAIFTGMGQGVQPIISMNYNNTENINKIYKYALILSSSISIFIYIITYVFANEITSLFNRDNIEELQTISVNGLRIYFTAFIFVGYNIITCVYFSAMDKAKPSFIISILRGFIFIMPSIFILSSLFNMTGVWLSFPTAEILTSIFSFIFFMENVKKIRY encoded by the coding sequence ATGAATGTGTTGAATATGTTTATCAAATATGTATCATTAAACGTACTTGGTATGATAGGATTATCATGCTATATACTCGCTGATACTTTCTTTGTGGCAAGAGGAATAGGGGCTGACGGACTTACCGCTTTAAATATAGCTATACCAATTTTTAATTTTGTTAATGGACTTGGTTTAATGCTCGGTATGGGATCTGCTACTAAATACGCAATATTAAAAACTCAAAGTAAAAATAATGAAGCTAATATTATATTTACTAACTCTTTAATTTATATATTAATAATATCTATTTTGTTTATAGTTGTAACTATTTTCTTTACATCATATATAGCCTATATTCTAGGTGCTAAAGATAATATACATAGTATGACAAATATTTATATTAAGATGATACTTTTATTTTCGCCTATGTTTATGCTTAATAATGTACTTTTGGGATTCGTTAGAAATGATAATCATCCAAGGCTTGCTATGATTGCTATGCTTATGGGAAGTTTATTTAATATAGTTTTTGATTATATATTTATATTTCCTTTGAATATGGGAATATTCGGAGCTGTGCTTGCAACAGTTTTCTCTCCAATAGTGAGTATACTAATATTATCAACATTATTCATAAAAAAGAAAAATACATTTTTTATTGTTAAGCCTAATATTAGTTTTAAGAAGTTTTTTGAAATATCTTCTCTTGGAATATCTTTTCTTATAACAGAATTATCATCAGGTTTTGTAATGGTAGTTTTTAATATAATAATATTAAATATTGCCGGTAATGTAGGAGTTGCAGCTTATGGTATAACCGCTAATATCGCATTAGTAATCATAGCAATATTTACAGGAATGGGGCAGGGTGTGCAGCCTATTATAAGTATGAATTATAATAACACAGAAAATATTAATAAAATATATAAATATGCTTTGATTTTATCATCTAGTATTTCTATTTTTATTTATATAATTACTTATGTGTTTGCAAATGAAATAACTTCGCTTTTCAATAGAGATAATATAGAAGAGCTTCAAACAATATCAGTTAATGGACTTCGCATATATTTCACTGCCTTTATATTTGTAGGCTATAATATTATAACTTGCGTATATTTTTCAGCTATGGATAAAGCTAAACCTTCATTTATAATATCAATATTAAGAGGCTTTATATTTATTATGCCATCAATATTTATTTTATCATCGCTTTTTAATATGACAGGAGTATGGCTTTCTTTTCCAACAGCCGAAATTTTAACAAGTATTTTTTCTTTTATATTTTTTATGGAAAATGTTAAAAAAATTAGATATTAA